The following proteins are encoded in a genomic region of Myxosarcina sp. GI1:
- a CDS encoding PAS domain S-box protein: MTNNIGFSLEPQSTQISLRLRSISVMLSILVICLGGVVIFGWCFEIAALTSIFPGQVTMKISTALGFILAGMTLLLWHYRQTKATHQNLRRICLLVTYCLYLLPILVILFTCLTLIEYGFQLDLGTDLLSFRVDANAVDAVVRGRMSPNTALCFFWFNGAILFLTLQNYLTAQFLAVAIAAISLTAILGHIYDLTFFYGVNSGTGMAIHTALGFILSALALLGTRADKGWMSVISENSAGGMVARWLMPLVMIIPLLLAWFFGWALKGNVIALEQRIVLRIILEIAILSILVWKLAWKLNAIDKQRQLLSQELKENEERLRWAFEFAAIGKALVTTKGRFFKVNPALCKLIGYSEAELIQLKFQDITHPEDLDIDLEFVRQVLANEINSYQLEKRYIHKSGRAVWILLDVALAKDEVGNPKYFIAQMQDITSRKHAEKQLRQSEERYRLVVEDQTELIVRFERNGVITFVNQAYCHYFQRQKEEVVGKVAQSVALPEDESKVERVLQSLTPQNPVGKVEFRTATDEEIRWMQWVYRAIFNERNELAEIQSVGRDISDLVKTQEALRQSEELFRITLKNSPIAVYTQDTKLRYTWMYNAFAKYQSEQLIGKSETEAFSIENARTLATIKKKVLDAKVGTRKEIFLVIDDRTFHYDLAVEPLWNKEQNLVGLTCVALDISDRKQAEREVRQYDSIIRSFYNSNSSAMGVVELIGNNKDLIHISGNTAAAHFFGLERQKFIGSSLRKHIADAEIVDRWLDSCYRSQRENKPIYFEYIHSVEQESKYISVNISPINFNNEQFNNATASNFANFSYIVEDITERKIAARLKQKQLRIQEIHHRVKNNLQIISSLINLQTHVLKESSAVTHLNELKNKIQAIALIHEKLYQSENVTQINFSDYLKALISTIFPSYLLVKKDIFLNTEIRHDFLLDIDTAVPCGLIINELITNALKHAFAPNYRGEIKVIVAVNENDNLVLTIADNGKGLPTDFNLNNNQTLGLKLVKSLIAQLRGTVEVTTDGGTKYKITLSNT, from the coding sequence ATGACAAACAATATTGGTTTCTCGTTAGAGCCACAGTCAACCCAAATTAGTCTCAGATTGCGCTCGATTTCGGTAATGTTGTCAATTCTAGTTATTTGTTTGGGCGGTGTGGTTATCTTTGGTTGGTGCTTTGAGATAGCAGCACTAACAAGTATTTTTCCAGGACAGGTAACTATGAAAATAAGTACCGCTCTTGGCTTTATTTTGGCAGGAATGACTCTGCTGCTGTGGCATTATCGCCAAACCAAAGCGACGCATCAAAATCTACGTCGAATTTGCCTATTAGTCACTTATTGCTTGTATCTTTTACCGATTCTGGTTATTTTATTTACTTGTTTGACTCTGATCGAATATGGCTTTCAGCTAGATTTGGGTACGGATTTGCTTTCCTTCAGGGTAGATGCCAATGCAGTAGATGCAGTTGTCCGAGGGCGAATGTCTCCAAATACAGCTTTATGTTTTTTTTGGTTTAATGGGGCGATTTTATTTTTAACTTTACAAAACTATCTTACCGCTCAGTTTTTGGCAGTAGCGATCGCGGCGATTTCTCTGACTGCCATCCTAGGTCACATATACGATCTTACTTTTTTTTATGGCGTTAATTCTGGTACGGGAATGGCGATTCACACCGCTTTAGGCTTTATTTTATCAGCCTTGGCTTTATTAGGAACTCGTGCCGATAAGGGCTGGATGAGCGTTATCTCTGAAAATAGCGCCGGGGGCATGGTAGCGCGTTGGCTAATGCCATTAGTGATGATAATACCCCTACTTTTAGCCTGGTTTTTCGGGTGGGCTTTGAAAGGCAATGTTATCGCTCTAGAACAAAGAATTGTCCTAAGAATAATACTAGAAATTGCGATTTTGAGTATTTTAGTGTGGAAACTCGCTTGGAAATTAAATGCGATCGATAAGCAGCGACAACTGTTATCTCAAGAACTCAAAGAAAACGAAGAACGGTTACGTTGGGCTTTTGAATTTGCTGCGATTGGCAAGGCTTTAGTGACTACAAAAGGACGATTTTTTAAAGTCAATCCCGCTCTATGCAAACTTATTGGTTATAGTGAAGCCGAACTGATACAGCTAAAGTTTCAGGATATTACTCATCCAGAAGATCTTGACATTGATTTAGAATTTGTCCGACAAGTATTGGCAAATGAAATTAACAGCTATCAACTGGAGAAGCGCTATATTCACAAATCGGGTCGGGCAGTTTGGATTTTGCTCGATGTCGCTTTAGCCAAAGATGAGGTGGGAAATCCAAAATATTTTATCGCTCAGATGCAGGACATTACCAGCCGCAAACATGCAGAAAAACAGTTGCGTCAAAGCGAAGAACGCTATCGCTTGGTCGTAGAAGATCAAACCGAACTAATTGTTAGATTTGAACGCAATGGAGTAATAACTTTTGTCAATCAGGCTTATTGCCACTATTTTCAACGCCAGAAAGAAGAAGTTGTCGGTAAGGTAGCGCAGAGTGTTGCTTTACCTGAAGACGAATCCAAAGTCGAACGAGTTTTGCAATCTTTAACTCCTCAAAATCCTGTAGGCAAGGTAGAATTTAGAACCGCGACTGACGAAGAAATACGTTGGATGCAGTGGGTTTATCGCGCTATATTCAACGAGCGCAACGAGTTAGCTGAAATTCAATCTGTAGGCAGAGACATTAGCGATCTTGTCAAAACTCAGGAAGCATTGCGGCAAAGCGAAGAACTGTTTAGAATTACGCTCAAAAACTCGCCAATTGCCGTTTACACTCAAGATACCAAACTGCGCTATACCTGGATGTACAATGCTTTTGCCAAATATCAGAGCGAGCAATTGATAGGCAAGTCAGAAACAGAAGCTTTTTCAATCGAAAACGCTCGCACTCTGGCAACTATTAAGAAAAAAGTTTTAGACGCTAAAGTCGGTACTAGAAAAGAAATATTTCTGGTTATTGACGATCGAACATTTCACTACGATTTAGCTGTCGAACCATTGTGGAATAAAGAGCAAAATTTAGTAGGTCTTACTTGCGTGGCTTTAGACATTAGCGATCGCAAACAGGCGGAAAGAGAGGTGCGACAATATGATTCAATTATTCGCAGCTTTTATAATAGCAATAGCTCCGCTATGGGAGTCGTAGAGTTAATCGGTAACAATAAAGATCTAATACACATTTCAGGTAATACTGCTGCAGCACACTTTTTTGGTTTGGAACGACAGAAATTTATTGGTAGTTCGTTGAGGAAGCATATAGCCGATGCAGAAATAGTCGATCGCTGGCTAGATAGCTGTTATCGAAGCCAACGTGAAAACAAACCGATTTATTTTGAATATATTCATTCAGTAGAGCAAGAGAGTAAGTATATTTCAGTCAATATTTCTCCCATTAATTTTAACAACGAGCAGTTTAATAACGCTACAGCTTCTAATTTTGCCAATTTTTCTTATATAGTAGAAGATATTACAGAGCGTAAAATAGCTGCACGTTTAAAACAGAAACAGCTTCGCATTCAAGAAATACATCATCGGGTAAAAAACAACTTACAAATTATTAGCAGTTTAATAAATCTTCAAACCCATGTGCTTAAAGAATCTTCCGCCGTCACTCATTTAAATGAACTCAAAAATAAAATTCAAGCGATTGCCTTGATTCATGAAAAACTCTATCAATCGGAAAATGTTACTCAAATTAATTTTTCTGATTATTTAAAAGCTCTAATTAGTACCATATTTCCCTCGTATTTATTAGTAAAAAAAGATATTTTTTTAAACACAGAAATTAGGCATGACTTTTTGTTAGATATTGATACAGCAGTTCCCTGTGGTTTAATT